The following nucleotide sequence is from Nomascus leucogenys isolate Asia chromosome 13, Asia_NLE_v1, whole genome shotgun sequence.
CAGGGCCAGGGAAAGGGACAGAAGGGAGACAgcggcaaggaggagcaaagaggAAGAACTCGAAGGTGCCTATGAGCTACCTGAGGGtctcattaaaatgcagattccaggctaggcgcagtggctcatgcctgtagtcccagcgctttgggaggccagggcaggcggatctcctgaggttgggagttcaagaccagcctggccaatatggtgaaaccccatctctactaaaaatataaaaattagccaggcgtggtggcacatgcctgtaatcccagctactcgggaggctgaggcagaagaaccgcttgaacccgggatggggagaggttgcagtgagcagagatggcaccactgcactccagcctggacaacggagcgaaactctgtctcaaagatagatagatagatagatagatagatagatagatagatagatagatagatagataaacagatTCTGCTCCAGATCTGCGGGGGGACCCAACAGCCTgcctttctaacaagctcccaggtacTTTGGCTCCTGCTGGCCCGGGTCATGCCTGGTACAGCAAGGTGTGAACACAGGACAGAGTGGGCAGGAGTGAGACTTTGGGACCTGATCTCCTGGGCCTGCCCCTTGCTAGCCGTGGACGTACACATGGATCGTTAGTCCTCAGCTCACAGAACCTCAAGGTGAGGCTCGAGGTATGAGAAAATACACGTGACCTAGGTAGCTGCCGCTGAATGTCAGCTATTACCGCAAGGCGATGCCTTTTCAATATGTGGAGATGAAAGCGACCACAAGCCAGGTCTGTCAATTACAAAGGGAACAAAGGATTGGAGGTTTGTCTAAATCCCACCCCTTCATCCTGTCCAAGCTTGGAAGAGGATTTATGGGTCATGTGCCCACAAGATAAGCAGAGGCTGCATGAGACAGGAAAAGCAAGTGGTTAAGTGGTGAGCAGTAAATCTAGGCATGGCCGTGGTGCTTCTTGCAGTTTTTCTGTGGGTTTCAAATTTTTCCAAGTAAAATTGGGGATGTTAGGAGTTTCAGAAACATCCCCACTGATTTGTTCTGAAATAAAGGGGAAACTGAAAAATCATACTGATCTCAGCAGCTTATTTAGAAGCTGGTCTGGGCCTTCAGTTTTTATATGTTGAATAGATCTGCATGGCCCCTTCACACAACAGTGCCTGTCATATAGGACGCAAAGACAGTTGGTGGGAAATGACATCACGAAGCCACAGCCTGAAAGAGGACCACACAGGAGGAATTTCAGGCCCCAAGAGGGAATCAGCTGGTGGTAAATCCAGATGCTAGTCCAGTCCCAGGTCCTATTTCAGCTCACTACCAAATACAACATTCACATGTTTACAAAGCTATCACACGTTGCTCACGGGATACACCTAGAAAGCAGTTTCTACGACATCTGAAGAAGTGCTGCTCCACCTGTGGCAGCCTCAAAGTGAGGACACCCTTGCTCCAGACCACACCCTGGCCTCACACACCCTTCTTTCAAATCACCACGGTGCACAGAAACAGTTCACCCTTTATTTTCGTCAGACCCTGGGTCACTTGGAGCTGGTGTACTTGGTGACAGCTTTGGTGCCCTCGGACACAGCATGCTTGGCCAGCTCCCCAGGCAGCAGCAGACGCACGGCCGTCTGGACTTCTCGGGATGTCAGGGTGGTCCGGCCCGAGTACTGGGCTAGCCGGGCAGCCTCACATGCCAGCCGCTCAAACACGTCGTTTACAAACGAGTTCATGATGCTCATGGCCTTGGCAGAGATGCCGATGTCAGGGTGCACCTGGAGAGAGGGCAGCACCACTCAGTTAATggaaggggccaggggaggggggGTCTTGCCTACACTGCAAGCCTCAGCCCTGAGCTGGGGGCTCTAAGGAAGCCagaggcagaaggcaaggaggctCCTCACCAGCCCCTTCCCAGAGGCCAACAGTCATGGAAATAGggatttatgttttctttgtacTGCTATGGTATAtccaagttttttaaaagaagttttcaaCTGCAAGAGGTAACATGATTAAGTTCCTTGTATGAGCACACACAAGCATCTATATTTAACAAATGGGACCAGTTATACATGCATCTTGCTGGTTTCATTGATACatctgcatagtgttccatggtatggatgtatcATACTTCCTATCACCATTCCTCTTTTCACAAACATTCAGGGTTTGGGTTTGGggtgctttttgttgtttttgctattAGATGGTGCTATGGTAAATGCCCATCTTAGAATCTTGTGTGAGCATAGGGAAGGTTATTTCCAGAGGCGGGATTGTGGTGTCAAAACGTTTGTGAATGTAACTTGGTGGAGCACATAACCAGTGAGCATGTCCATGTGACACAGTTGCAGCCCTGGACCAGGAGGGCGGAGTCCTGTTCTGCAGCTGTACTGTGAATCACTACGACCTCAAATACGGCCCtttcctctgggcctcagtttcctcttctgtcacATAAGCTTTTGAACTAAGTGATCTCTAGTGAAGCAAATGGGAACTGATGGCAGTCCTAAAATGTGAGTATGTAGACCTGGTCAGATGTGAAGTGGGAGAGAAGTGACTGTCCCACAACCTACACGGAGTCAGAGATGGAGACAGCACTAGAACCAGGAGGCTCTGTCCCACCTGCCCTCCCTGCCACCTCTGGTCTCCATTGCCAGCAGCAAATCTGCACCTGGCACAAGGCTGGTTCCGCCCAAACCCCCTCTGCTGTCAGCACACCCCGTTCTCCTTAGGGCTCTCACCCACATCAGGAGGTCGAGGGTTTGGCCCTCAGCAGCACTCTCCTCTGTGAGTCCAGGCCTGGTCCCACCCATCAGTTGCAATTTTTGCCCCTCAAAATCAGGCTAAGACACAGGGCTCAGTGATACCCACTCCTACCCCACTTTCTTCAGGGCACCAGTCTGTCCTCTGGTGCATCTCTTCAGCCAACCCATATCAGTGCTGGACCCACCCCCCACCTCGACCCCACAAGAGCATTCCCAGGCACCCAGGTTGTCAATTCACTAAAACTGCTAATGGGATTTGGACTGGAGACAGGCATTACCTCTGGGGCCTGCTCTAACAGAGGGGTAAGAGTTTCAAGCAGGTTGGAGACCCAGAGCGGGCAACACATGGCTACCCCGCCTCCTCCTGGCCTTGGCCCTGCTGAGCAGCAACTTTGGATCCTCCAGACAAACTGATTGTCAGTGTTCCAAGTCCCGGGAGTAGCTGCTTTTCATGCATGAATATAGggtgcctgcagccccagtgtgTTGGGGAGAGGGACACACAGGAAGGATGCTAGGGGCTTGCCCAGAGCCAGGGGAACTGGGACGCTGCCACTGTCAGGCCATGTGATGCAGGAACCCCATGGAGCCTTTAGGGGCCTCAAGCTGTTTGTCTATAAGGTGGACAAACCCTAAGCCCCTCAAAGAACTGAGTGCCAGTTGTGCAGAAGACCTTCCCCAAGACTCCAGTTCACCCCGATCACTCCTCTTCTCCGTCACCAACACACTTTGTATCATAATGTGTTTGGCACCTGATCACCTTCAAGCTGGCACAGAAAGTGTGGTCCTCTTGTCCTATAATTATGTCTCACCTAATCACGTTATCTCATCATCATTCCCATAAACTTCTGGAGGGTAGCAGGGAGCACGCTTAGTCTCCTATCCCCGGTGCCCCAGATCCTGAGAGAGGTGGAGACCTCAGAAATTAGGTCCCGCCACCTCAAGAGGGGCCCGGCCTGCCTGAGCCACTTGCCCCAGTGCCAACACTAACCTCAGGGTTCCCGCTTCCAGCCAGTGCCCTTTCAAGGCGCTTTGTGAGAGCATCCTTCACACACATTCTTGCTCTGCACTCACCTGCTTCAGCACCTTGTAGATATACATGGAGTAGGATTCCTTGCGCCGACAGCGCTTTTTGGACTTTTTGTTCCCAGAACTGCGACCCCCATGGCCCCCAGGCTGCTGCCGCTGTCCATACTCAGCGCTCATCCTCCTGCTCCTCAAacagcccccacccaccccctcgGAGCTACTTTT
It contains:
- the LOC115837971 gene encoding late histone H2B.L4, with protein sequence MSPATPGGAADLIKSSSEGVGGGCLRSRRMSAEYGQRQQPGGHGGRSSGNKKSKKRCRRKESYSMYIYKVLKQVHPDIGISAKAMSIMNSFVNDVFERLACEAARLAQYSGRTTLTSREVQTAVRLLLPGELAKHAVSEGTKAVTKYTSSK